A stretch of DNA from Hippoglossus stenolepis isolate QCI-W04-F060 chromosome 16, HSTE1.2, whole genome shotgun sequence:
ACGAGGCGATCCCAGAGACTGAGCTTCTGGACAACAACATCCAGAAAGGCCGAGCCCAGCTGTCCATTAAAGCCCGGAGGCACCGCCCCTCGAGGTCCTGTCACCGTGACAGCGTGAGCTTGACGGAGGGAGATGATAGCCTCGACAGGAAGGTACagactttattttactttgttaaaCATGAACCAATCAGTGAATCATCACTTAAGTAGATTGgattaaatatcataaataactTCATCCTGGTAAAGACGTCAAGCtttaataaaatagattttatgattaaaacatttagagtcaataaaacatataatatttgaaatgtttattaagTTTATTTCAAGAGAATAAATCAGTGATGTCACTTTAGAAAACGtttgcgttgtgtgtgtgtgtgttttctcaggacAGTCAGTTATACTCTGCCTGCTCACCTCTCCACCTGGCCATGCGAggctcctccccccctcccgaTTCGCTGCTTTCTGCTCGAAGCCCCGCCTTCTCTTTCGACACGTCTCTGGTGAGACCAATCAGAGATCAGGTTACACACCcagagagaaaatgttaatGAAAACGAATGAAAACCTCTGTGGCTTCACTTAGACTTCTCAGGTCCGTCACTCTCCAGAGGACGGAGGCGCGTCATTGGCTGCTCCCCCACGGGGACGGTACCACCAGCTAACCAATGCCACGTCCCAGGAGGCTCTGACTCCGCCCAGCGCCTCGCCCTCCAAATCCTGCCCCTCCTCCAAAAGTTCACCTGTCTACATGAGGAGGAACAGAAGGCCGGACAGTGAAGGtacacacacctgtacacacCTGGTGTCATGGTTTCTGAGTCAGTGTTGTCACACTTTAAAcacactcctgtgtgtgtgtgtgtgtgtgtgtgtgtgtgtgtgtgtgtgtgtgtgtgtgtgtgtgtgtgtgtgtgtgtgtgtgtgagacagtgttgGTATCTGATACAGACACCAGTCCTTCTGACCCCGGCAGCCCGACTCGTGTCTTTGACAAGAAAACCAAGAGACGGTTCTTGGACTTGGGGTaagacacacaatcacacacaatcacacacacacacacatgcagacagtgtGTCAGAATGAGCATCAGTGATTGGCTGTTGGATCACATGGTTACACACTGGTGAAAGATGATGATAtggtattaatgtgtgtgtctgtgtgtgtgtgtcagggtgactCTGAGACGTTCGTACGTCAGAGTGAGGACAGAACAATCCAACAGACTGTCAGTCAGGTGAGTGTCACATTATAAAATCTTCATGTTGATGAGTGTCCTCATGACGTCCTCGTCCTCAGGGATCAGAGTCCGTCTCGTTCCTTCGTTCCATTGTCCTGGTTCACTGAAGGACGAGGGTCTGTGACTCCACCCCCCAAAATACCCCCGCTGAGCCCCCCAACGCCCCGAAGGGCTCACTCTCAGGTacactcacttcctgtgtgtgtctgtgtcactgtgtgttactgtgtttgtgtgagtgttagctgttactgtgtgtgttactgtgtgcattactgtgtgtgttactgtttgttactgtttgtgtgtgtgtgtgtgtgtgtgtgttactgtgtgtgtgtgtgcaggagtcCGTGCTCAGTGAGgagttttctcctcctcactcctcccccccccctgtcgaCTCCTCCAGATCCTCTCATCCGTACCACACCCTGTTCTCTGATGAggtaacacatacacacaaggtaacacacacagtaatacacacagtaacacacacacacacacacacacacagtaataaacacagtaacacacacacagtaatatacacaaacactgcaacacatacacacacagtaatacacacacacacaattctactgtgatgatgtcatcagtcaGAGCCGACACCTGTCAGTCATTAACATCCCCCAGCCTGGTGATGAGTCATCATGTGTCGCGTTGTCGTGGACGACTCAGCAGGTTTGTCAATGGCTCCAAAGACTCAACATGGAGAAATATGTCCCAGAATTCAATGCGAGAAACGTGGACggacagcagctgctgcagatggacGGCAGCAGGCTGAAGGTGATGGCAAGAGGttgtgggttcaaatcccgaAGTGGTTTGACTCTTCTAAAACTATTTTAGATAAAGTGTAGTTAATGAATATTGTGTGAACAGTGTATTTTAAAGGATCATGATTTATCTTCAGTCCAGTtcagttaaagggatagttcactgaaaaatgaaagttcactcattatctcctccccactatgatggagggggggtaaagtgtttgagcccacaaaacacttttcaggGGGTAGATTCTGCTCTAAACAGCGTTAGAGCAGAATCTACAACTGAAGCAACTGGTGACTGATTCTTCAGATGggataaaacaacagaaaaaacataacatgcctccatatctgctcctgtggtgtcatcaagtgttcacaagccccaacattcaaattcgactcgaaacgacgtaatttacaccaagttttaagcctaaatgtccaccggaagtggctaagctagcagacgTAGCCACACGATGGTGTGTCCGAGGTTCTGTGAACGCACCTCATAGGAAGACATCACAGACATTTAGgtttaaaacttggtgtaa
This window harbors:
- the samd14 gene encoding sterile alpha motif domain-containing protein 14 isoform X2; this translates as MSTDLDDTDNVFDLNEAIPETELLDNNIQKGRAQLSIKARRHRPSRSCHRDSVSLTEGDDSLDRKDSQLYSACSPLHLAMRGSSPPPDSLLSARSPAFSFDTSLTSQVRHSPEDGGASLAAPPRGRYHQLTNATSQEALTPPSASPSKSCPSSKSSPVYMRRNRRPDSEVLVSDTDTSPSDPGSPTRVFDKKTKRRFLDLGVTLRRSYVRVRTEQSNRLSVRDQSPSRSFVPLSWFTEGRGSVTPPPKIPPLSPPTPRRAHSQESVLSEEFSPPHSSPPPVDSSRSSHPYHTLFSDEPGDESSCVALSWTTQQVCQWLQRLNMEKYVPEFNARNVDGQQLLQMDGSRLKGLGVLSSSDRCTLKRRIKEIHAAAEKERKVLDKLEKQKAKQRRKEQEQRRN
- the samd14 gene encoding sterile alpha motif domain-containing protein 14 isoform X3, which gives rise to MRGSSPPPDSLLSARSPAFSFDTSLTSQVRHSPEDGGASLAAPPRGRYHQLTNATSQEALTPPSASPSKSCPSSKSSPVYMRRNRRPDSEVLVSDTDTSPSDPGSPTRVFDKKTKRRFLDLGVTLRRSYVRVRTEQSNRLSVRDQSPSRSFVPLSWFTEGRGSVTPPPKIPPLSPPTPRRAHSQESVLSEEFSPPHSSPPPVDSSRSSHPYHTLFSDEVTHTHKPGDESSCVALSWTTQQVCQWLQRLNMEKYVPEFNARNVDGQQLLQMDGSRLKGLGVLSSSDRCTLKRRIKEIHAAAEKERKVLDKLEKQKAKQRRKEQEQRRN
- the samd14 gene encoding sterile alpha motif domain-containing protein 14 isoform X1, translating into MSTDLDDTDNVFDLNEAIPETELLDNNIQKGRAQLSIKARRHRPSRSCHRDSVSLTEGDDSLDRKDSQLYSACSPLHLAMRGSSPPPDSLLSARSPAFSFDTSLTSQVRHSPEDGGASLAAPPRGRYHQLTNATSQEALTPPSASPSKSCPSSKSSPVYMRRNRRPDSEVLVSDTDTSPSDPGSPTRVFDKKTKRRFLDLGVTLRRSYVRVRTEQSNRLSVRDQSPSRSFVPLSWFTEGRGSVTPPPKIPPLSPPTPRRAHSQESVLSEEFSPPHSSPPPVDSSRSSHPYHTLFSDEVTHTHKPGDESSCVALSWTTQQVCQWLQRLNMEKYVPEFNARNVDGQQLLQMDGSRLKGLGVLSSSDRCTLKRRIKEIHAAAEKERKVLDKLEKQKAKQRRKEQEQRRN